In Theropithecus gelada isolate Dixy chromosome 13, Tgel_1.0, whole genome shotgun sequence, one DNA window encodes the following:
- the WBP1 gene encoding WW domain-binding protein 1 isoform X2 translates to MVAAAKMGQAGTMAVAAELRELCPGVNNQPYLCESGHCCGETGCCTYYYELWWFWLLWTVLILFSCCCAFRHRRAKLRLQQQQRQREINLLAYHGACHGAGPFPTGSLLDLRLLSTFKPPAYEDVVHRPGTPPPAYTVAPGLPLTASSEQTWCSSSSSCPAHFEGTNVEGVSSHQSAPPHQEVEPAAGVSPAPTPPSCRYRRLTGDSGIELCPCPASGEGEPVKEVRASATLPDLEDYSPCALPPDSVPQVSPMGLSSSEGDIP, encoded by the exons ATGGTGGCGGCAGCGAAGATGGGCCAGGCAGGGACCATGGCGGTGGCAGCAGAG CTTCGAGAGCTGTGCCCAGGAGTGAACAACCAGCCCTACCTCTGTGAGAGTGGTCACTGCTGTGGGGAGACTGGCTGCTGCACCTACTACTATGAGCTCTGGT GGTTCTGGCTGCTCTGGACTGTCCTCATCCTCTTTAGCTGCTGTTGCGCCTTCCGCCACCGACGAGCTAAACTCCGGCTGCAACAACAGCAGCGGCAGCGTGAAATCAACTTGTTGGCCTACCATGGGGCATGCCATGGGGCTGGTCCTTTCCCTACCGGTTCACTGCTTGACCTTC GCCTCCTCAGCACCTTCAAGCCCCCAGCCTACGAGGATGTGGTTCACCGCCCAGGCACACCACCCCCCGCTTATACTGTGGCCCCAGGCCTCCCCTTGACTGCTTCCAGCGAACAAACCTGGTGTTCCTCCTCATCCAGCTGCCCTGCCCACTTCGAAGGAACAAATGTGGAAGGTGTTTCCTCCCACCAGAGTGCCCCCCCTCATCAGGAGGTTGAGCCTGCGGCAGGGGTGAGCCCTGCCCCCACACCCCCCTCCTGTCGCTATCGCCGTTTAACTGGTGACTCCGGTATTGAGCTCTGCCCTTGTCCTGCCTCCGGTGAGGGTGAGCCAGTCAAGGAGGTGAGGGCTAGTGCCACCCTGCCAGATCTGGAGGACTATTCCCCTTGTGCACTGCCCCCAGATTCTGTACCGCAGGTCTCTCCCATGGGGCTGTCCTCCAGTGAAGGGGACATCCCGTAA
- the WBP1 gene encoding WW domain-binding protein 1 isoform X1, which yields MARASSGNGSEEAWGALRASQQQLRELCPGVNNQPYLCESGHCCGETGCCTYYYELWWFWLLWTVLILFSCCCAFRHRRAKLRLQQQQRQREINLLAYHGACHGAGPFPTGSLLDLRLLSTFKPPAYEDVVHRPGTPPPAYTVAPGLPLTASSEQTWCSSSSSCPAHFEGTNVEGVSSHQSAPPHQEVEPAAGVSPAPTPPSCRYRRLTGDSGIELCPCPASGEGEPVKEVRASATLPDLEDYSPCALPPDSVPQVSPMGLSSSEGDIP from the exons ATGGCTCGGGCCAGCAGCGGGAACGGCAGCGAGGAGGCCTGGGGGGCACTTCGGGCATCGCAACAGCAG CTTCGAGAGCTGTGCCCAGGAGTGAACAACCAGCCCTACCTCTGTGAGAGTGGTCACTGCTGTGGGGAGACTGGCTGCTGCACCTACTACTATGAGCTCTGGT GGTTCTGGCTGCTCTGGACTGTCCTCATCCTCTTTAGCTGCTGTTGCGCCTTCCGCCACCGACGAGCTAAACTCCGGCTGCAACAACAGCAGCGGCAGCGTGAAATCAACTTGTTGGCCTACCATGGGGCATGCCATGGGGCTGGTCCTTTCCCTACCGGTTCACTGCTTGACCTTC GCCTCCTCAGCACCTTCAAGCCCCCAGCCTACGAGGATGTGGTTCACCGCCCAGGCACACCACCCCCCGCTTATACTGTGGCCCCAGGCCTCCCCTTGACTGCTTCCAGCGAACAAACCTGGTGTTCCTCCTCATCCAGCTGCCCTGCCCACTTCGAAGGAACAAATGTGGAAGGTGTTTCCTCCCACCAGAGTGCCCCCCCTCATCAGGAGGTTGAGCCTGCGGCAGGGGTGAGCCCTGCCCCCACACCCCCCTCCTGTCGCTATCGCCGTTTAACTGGTGACTCCGGTATTGAGCTCTGCCCTTGTCCTGCCTCCGGTGAGGGTGAGCCAGTCAAGGAGGTGAGGGCTAGTGCCACCCTGCCAGATCTGGAGGACTATTCCCCTTGTGCACTGCCCCCAGATTCTGTACCGCAGGTCTCTCCCATGGGGCTGTCCTCCAGTGAAGGGGACATCCCGTAA
- the WBP1 gene encoding WW domain-binding protein 1 isoform X3, producing MAAVEACGGSPVTRGILRELCPGVNNQPYLCESGHCCGETGCCTYYYELWWFWLLWTVLILFSCCCAFRHRRAKLRLQQQQRQREINLLAYHGACHGAGPFPTGSLLDLRLLSTFKPPAYEDVVHRPGTPPPAYTVAPGLPLTASSEQTWCSSSSSCPAHFEGTNVEGVSSHQSAPPHQEVEPAAGVSPAPTPPSCRYRRLTGDSGIELCPCPASGEGEPVKEVRASATLPDLEDYSPCALPPDSVPQVSPMGLSSSEGDIP from the exons ATGGCTGCAGTGGAAGCTTGCGGTGGCTCGCCAGTGACCAGAGGCATA CTTCGAGAGCTGTGCCCAGGAGTGAACAACCAGCCCTACCTCTGTGAGAGTGGTCACTGCTGTGGGGAGACTGGCTGCTGCACCTACTACTATGAGCTCTGGT GGTTCTGGCTGCTCTGGACTGTCCTCATCCTCTTTAGCTGCTGTTGCGCCTTCCGCCACCGACGAGCTAAACTCCGGCTGCAACAACAGCAGCGGCAGCGTGAAATCAACTTGTTGGCCTACCATGGGGCATGCCATGGGGCTGGTCCTTTCCCTACCGGTTCACTGCTTGACCTTC GCCTCCTCAGCACCTTCAAGCCCCCAGCCTACGAGGATGTGGTTCACCGCCCAGGCACACCACCCCCCGCTTATACTGTGGCCCCAGGCCTCCCCTTGACTGCTTCCAGCGAACAAACCTGGTGTTCCTCCTCATCCAGCTGCCCTGCCCACTTCGAAGGAACAAATGTGGAAGGTGTTTCCTCCCACCAGAGTGCCCCCCCTCATCAGGAGGTTGAGCCTGCGGCAGGGGTGAGCCCTGCCCCCACACCCCCCTCCTGTCGCTATCGCCGTTTAACTGGTGACTCCGGTATTGAGCTCTGCCCTTGTCCTGCCTCCGGTGAGGGTGAGCCAGTCAAGGAGGTGAGGGCTAGTGCCACCCTGCCAGATCTGGAGGACTATTCCCCTTGTGCACTGCCCCCAGATTCTGTACCGCAGGTCTCTCCCATGGGGCTGTCCTCCAGTGAAGGGGACATCCCGTAA
- the MOGS gene encoding mannosyl-oligosaccharide glucosidase isoform X2: MKTRSPKPLLTGLMWAQQGTTPGTPKLRHTCEQGDGVGPYGWEFHDGLSFGRQHIQDGALKLTTEFVKRPGGQHGGDWSWRVTVEPQASGTSAIPLVSLFFYVVTDSNEVLIPEVGSKGQLKFISGHTSELGDFRFTLLPPTSPGDTAPKYGSYNVFWTSNPGLPLLTEMVKSRLNSWFQHRPPGASPERYLGLPGSLKWEDRGPSGQGQGQFLIQQVTLKVPFSIEFVFESGSAQAGGNQVLPRLAGSLLTHALESHAEAFRERFEKTFQLKEKGLSPGEQALGQAALSSLLGGIGYFYGQGLVLPDMGVEGSEQKVDPALFPPLPLFTAVPSRSFFPRGFLWDEGFHQLVVQRWDPSLTREALGHWLGLLNADGWIGREQILGDEARARVPPEFLVQRAVHANPPTLLLPVAHMLEVGDPDDLAFLRKAFPRLHAWFSWLHQSQAGPVPLSYRWRGRDPALPTLLNPKTLPSGLDDYPRASHPSVTERHLDLRCWVALGARVLTQLAEHLGEAEVAAELGPLAASLEAAESLDELHWAPELGVFADFGNHTKAVQLKPRPPQGLVRVVGRPQPRLQYVDALGYVSLFPLLLRLLDPNSSRLGPLLDILADSRHLWSPFGLRSLAASSSFYGQRNSEHDPPYWRGAVWLNVNYLALGALHHYGHLEGPHQARAAKLHSELRANVVGNVWRQYQATGFLWEQYSDRDGRGMGCRPFHGWTSLVLLAMAEDY; encoded by the exons ATGAAGACCCGCAGCCCGAAGCCACTCCTCACCG GACTGATGTGGGCGCAGCAGGGCACCACCCCGGggactcctaagctcaggcacaCGTGTGAGCAGGGGGACGGTGTGGGTCCCTATGGCTGGGAGTTCCACGACGGCCTCTCCTTCGGGCGGCAGCACATCCAGGATGGGGCCTTAAAGCTCACCACTGAGTTCGTCAAGAGGCCTGGGGGTCAGCACGGAGGGGACTGGAGCTGGAGAGTGACTGTAGAGCCTCAG GCCTCAGGTACCTCTGCCATCCCTTTGGTCTCCCTGTTCTTCTATGTGGTGACAGATAGCAATGAAGTCCTAATACCGGAGGTTGGGTCCAAGGGGCAGTTGAAGTTCATCAGTGGGCACACCAGTGAACTTGGTGACTTCCGTTTTACACTTCTGCCACCAACTAGTCCAGGGGATACAGCCCCCAAGTATGGCAG CTACAATGTCTTCTGGACCTCCAACCCAGGACTGCCCCTGCTGACAGAGATGGTAAAGAGTCGCCTAAATAGCTGGTTTCAGCATCGGCCCCCAGGGGCCTCCCCTGAACGCTACCTCGGCTTGCCAGGATCTCTGAAGTGGGAGGACAGAGGCCCAAGTGGGCAAGGGCAGGGGCAGTTCTTGATACAGCAGGTGACCCTGAAAGTTCCCTTTTCCATAGAGTTTGTGTTTGAATCGGGCAGTGCCCAGGCAGGAGGAAATCAAGTCCTACCAAGACTGGCAGGCAGTCTACTGACCCATGCCCTGGAGAGCCATGCTGAGGCCTTTAGAGAGCGCTTTGAGAAGACCTTCCAGCTGAAGGAGAAGGGCCTGAGCCCTGGCGAGCAGGCTTTGGGTCAGGCTGCCCTCAGCAGCCTCCTTGGTGGAATTGGCTACTTCTACGGACAAGGACTGGTATTGCCAGACATGGGGGTGGAAGGGTCTGAGCAGAAGGTGGACCCAGCCCTCTTTCCACCCCTACCTCTTTTTACAGCAGTGCCTTCCCGGTCATTCTTCCCACGAGGCTTCCTTTGGGATGAGGGCTTTCACCAGCTGGTGGTTCAGCGGTGGGATCCCTCCCTCACCCGGGAAGCCCTAGGCCACTGGCTGGGGCTGCTAAATGCTGATGGCTGGATTGGGAGGGAGCAGATACTGGGGGATGAGGCCCGAGCCCGGGTACCTCCAGAATTCCTAGTGCAACGAGCAGTCCATGCCAACCCCCCAACCCTACTTTTGCCTGTAGCCCATATGCTAGAGGTTGGTGACCCTGACGACTTGGCCTTCCTCCGAAAGGCCTTCCCCCGCCTGCATGCCTGGTTCTCCTGGCTCCATCAGAGCCAGGCAGGCCCAGTTCCACTATCTTACCGCTGGCGGGGACGGGACCCTGCCTTACCAACCTTACTGAACCCCAAGACCCTACCCTCTGGGCTGGATGACTACCCCCGGGCTTCACACCCTTCAGTCACCGAACGGCACCTGGACCTGCGATGTTGGGTGGCACTGGGTGCCCGTGTGCTGACGCAGCTGGCAGAGCATCTGGGTGAGGCTGAGGTAGCTGCTGAGCTGGGCCCACTGGCTGCCTCACTGGAGGCAGCAGAGAGCCTGGATGAGCTGCACTGGGCCCCAGAGCTAGGAGTCTTTGCAGACTTTGGGAACCACACAAAAGCAGTACAGCTGAAGCCCAGGCCCCCTCAGGGGCTGGTTCGGGTGGTGGGCCGGCCCCAACCTCGACTGCAGTATGTAGATGCCCTTGGCTATGTCAGTCTTTTTCCCTTGCTGCTGCGACTGCTGGACCCCAACTCATCCCGCCTTGGGCCCCTGCTGGACATTCTAGCTGACAGCCGCCATCTCTGGAGCCCCTTTGGTTTACGCTCccttgcagcctccagctcctttTATGGCCAGCGCAATTCAGAGCATGATCCCCCCTACTGGCGGGGTGCTGTGTGGCTCAACGTCAACTACCTGGCTTTGGGAGCACTCCACCACTATGGGCATCTGGAGGGTCCTCACCAGGCTCGGGCTGCCAAACTCCACAGTGAGCTCCGTGCCAATGTGGTAGGCAATGTATGGCGCCAGTACCAGGCTACAGGCTTTCTCTGGGAGCAGTATAGTGACCGAGATGGGCGAGGCATGGGCTGCCGCCCTTTCCACGGCTGGACCAGCCTTGTTTTACTGGCCATGGCTGAAGACTactga
- the MOGS gene encoding mannosyl-oligosaccharide glucosidase isoform X1, with protein MARGERRRRAVPAEGVRTVERAARGGPGRRDGRGGGPRSTAGGVALAVVVLSLALGMSGRWVLAWHRARRAVTLHSAPPVLPADSSSPAVAPDLFWGTYRPHVYFGMKTRSPKPLLTGLMWAQQGTTPGTPKLRHTCEQGDGVGPYGWEFHDGLSFGRQHIQDGALKLTTEFVKRPGGQHGGDWSWRVTVEPQASGTSAIPLVSLFFYVVTDSNEVLIPEVGSKGQLKFISGHTSELGDFRFTLLPPTSPGDTAPKYGSYNVFWTSNPGLPLLTEMVKSRLNSWFQHRPPGASPERYLGLPGSLKWEDRGPSGQGQGQFLIQQVTLKVPFSIEFVFESGSAQAGGNQVLPRLAGSLLTHALESHAEAFRERFEKTFQLKEKGLSPGEQALGQAALSSLLGGIGYFYGQGLVLPDMGVEGSEQKVDPALFPPLPLFTAVPSRSFFPRGFLWDEGFHQLVVQRWDPSLTREALGHWLGLLNADGWIGREQILGDEARARVPPEFLVQRAVHANPPTLLLPVAHMLEVGDPDDLAFLRKAFPRLHAWFSWLHQSQAGPVPLSYRWRGRDPALPTLLNPKTLPSGLDDYPRASHPSVTERHLDLRCWVALGARVLTQLAEHLGEAEVAAELGPLAASLEAAESLDELHWAPELGVFADFGNHTKAVQLKPRPPQGLVRVVGRPQPRLQYVDALGYVSLFPLLLRLLDPNSSRLGPLLDILADSRHLWSPFGLRSLAASSSFYGQRNSEHDPPYWRGAVWLNVNYLALGALHHYGHLEGPHQARAAKLHSELRANVVGNVWRQYQATGFLWEQYSDRDGRGMGCRPFHGWTSLVLLAMAEDY; from the exons ATGGCTCGGGGCGAGCGGCGGCGCCGCGCAGTGCCGGCAGAGGGAGTGCGGACCGTCGAGAGGGCGGCTCGGGGAGGCCCCGGGCGACGGGACGGCCGGGGCGGCGGGCCGCGTAGCACGGCTGGAGGAGTGGCTCTGGCCGTCGTGGTCCTGTCTTTGGCCCTGGGCATGTCGGGGCGCTGGGTGCTGGCGTGGCACCGTGCGCGGCGGGCGGTCACGCTGCACTCCGCGCCTCCTGTGTTGCCTGCCGACTCCTCCAGCCCCGCAGTGGCCCCGGACCTCTTCTGGGGAACTTACCGCCCTCACGTCTACTTCGGCATGAAGACCCGCAGCCCGAAGCCACTCCTCACCG GACTGATGTGGGCGCAGCAGGGCACCACCCCGGggactcctaagctcaggcacaCGTGTGAGCAGGGGGACGGTGTGGGTCCCTATGGCTGGGAGTTCCACGACGGCCTCTCCTTCGGGCGGCAGCACATCCAGGATGGGGCCTTAAAGCTCACCACTGAGTTCGTCAAGAGGCCTGGGGGTCAGCACGGAGGGGACTGGAGCTGGAGAGTGACTGTAGAGCCTCAG GCCTCAGGTACCTCTGCCATCCCTTTGGTCTCCCTGTTCTTCTATGTGGTGACAGATAGCAATGAAGTCCTAATACCGGAGGTTGGGTCCAAGGGGCAGTTGAAGTTCATCAGTGGGCACACCAGTGAACTTGGTGACTTCCGTTTTACACTTCTGCCACCAACTAGTCCAGGGGATACAGCCCCCAAGTATGGCAG CTACAATGTCTTCTGGACCTCCAACCCAGGACTGCCCCTGCTGACAGAGATGGTAAAGAGTCGCCTAAATAGCTGGTTTCAGCATCGGCCCCCAGGGGCCTCCCCTGAACGCTACCTCGGCTTGCCAGGATCTCTGAAGTGGGAGGACAGAGGCCCAAGTGGGCAAGGGCAGGGGCAGTTCTTGATACAGCAGGTGACCCTGAAAGTTCCCTTTTCCATAGAGTTTGTGTTTGAATCGGGCAGTGCCCAGGCAGGAGGAAATCAAGTCCTACCAAGACTGGCAGGCAGTCTACTGACCCATGCCCTGGAGAGCCATGCTGAGGCCTTTAGAGAGCGCTTTGAGAAGACCTTCCAGCTGAAGGAGAAGGGCCTGAGCCCTGGCGAGCAGGCTTTGGGTCAGGCTGCCCTCAGCAGCCTCCTTGGTGGAATTGGCTACTTCTACGGACAAGGACTGGTATTGCCAGACATGGGGGTGGAAGGGTCTGAGCAGAAGGTGGACCCAGCCCTCTTTCCACCCCTACCTCTTTTTACAGCAGTGCCTTCCCGGTCATTCTTCCCACGAGGCTTCCTTTGGGATGAGGGCTTTCACCAGCTGGTGGTTCAGCGGTGGGATCCCTCCCTCACCCGGGAAGCCCTAGGCCACTGGCTGGGGCTGCTAAATGCTGATGGCTGGATTGGGAGGGAGCAGATACTGGGGGATGAGGCCCGAGCCCGGGTACCTCCAGAATTCCTAGTGCAACGAGCAGTCCATGCCAACCCCCCAACCCTACTTTTGCCTGTAGCCCATATGCTAGAGGTTGGTGACCCTGACGACTTGGCCTTCCTCCGAAAGGCCTTCCCCCGCCTGCATGCCTGGTTCTCCTGGCTCCATCAGAGCCAGGCAGGCCCAGTTCCACTATCTTACCGCTGGCGGGGACGGGACCCTGCCTTACCAACCTTACTGAACCCCAAGACCCTACCCTCTGGGCTGGATGACTACCCCCGGGCTTCACACCCTTCAGTCACCGAACGGCACCTGGACCTGCGATGTTGGGTGGCACTGGGTGCCCGTGTGCTGACGCAGCTGGCAGAGCATCTGGGTGAGGCTGAGGTAGCTGCTGAGCTGGGCCCACTGGCTGCCTCACTGGAGGCAGCAGAGAGCCTGGATGAGCTGCACTGGGCCCCAGAGCTAGGAGTCTTTGCAGACTTTGGGAACCACACAAAAGCAGTACAGCTGAAGCCCAGGCCCCCTCAGGGGCTGGTTCGGGTGGTGGGCCGGCCCCAACCTCGACTGCAGTATGTAGATGCCCTTGGCTATGTCAGTCTTTTTCCCTTGCTGCTGCGACTGCTGGACCCCAACTCATCCCGCCTTGGGCCCCTGCTGGACATTCTAGCTGACAGCCGCCATCTCTGGAGCCCCTTTGGTTTACGCTCccttgcagcctccagctcctttTATGGCCAGCGCAATTCAGAGCATGATCCCCCCTACTGGCGGGGTGCTGTGTGGCTCAACGTCAACTACCTGGCTTTGGGAGCACTCCACCACTATGGGCATCTGGAGGGTCCTCACCAGGCTCGGGCTGCCAAACTCCACAGTGAGCTCCGTGCCAATGTGGTAGGCAATGTATGGCGCCAGTACCAGGCTACAGGCTTTCTCTGGGAGCAGTATAGTGACCGAGATGGGCGAGGCATGGGCTGCCGCCCTTTCCACGGCTGGACCAGCCTTGTTTTACTGGCCATGGCTGAAGACTactga
- the MOGS gene encoding mannosyl-oligosaccharide glucosidase isoform X3 produces the protein MWAQQGTTPGTPKLRHTCEQGDGVGPYGWEFHDGLSFGRQHIQDGALKLTTEFVKRPGGQHGGDWSWRVTVEPQASGTSAIPLVSLFFYVVTDSNEVLIPEVGSKGQLKFISGHTSELGDFRFTLLPPTSPGDTAPKYGSYNVFWTSNPGLPLLTEMVKSRLNSWFQHRPPGASPERYLGLPGSLKWEDRGPSGQGQGQFLIQQVTLKVPFSIEFVFESGSAQAGGNQVLPRLAGSLLTHALESHAEAFRERFEKTFQLKEKGLSPGEQALGQAALSSLLGGIGYFYGQGLVLPDMGVEGSEQKVDPALFPPLPLFTAVPSRSFFPRGFLWDEGFHQLVVQRWDPSLTREALGHWLGLLNADGWIGREQILGDEARARVPPEFLVQRAVHANPPTLLLPVAHMLEVGDPDDLAFLRKAFPRLHAWFSWLHQSQAGPVPLSYRWRGRDPALPTLLNPKTLPSGLDDYPRASHPSVTERHLDLRCWVALGARVLTQLAEHLGEAEVAAELGPLAASLEAAESLDELHWAPELGVFADFGNHTKAVQLKPRPPQGLVRVVGRPQPRLQYVDALGYVSLFPLLLRLLDPNSSRLGPLLDILADSRHLWSPFGLRSLAASSSFYGQRNSEHDPPYWRGAVWLNVNYLALGALHHYGHLEGPHQARAAKLHSELRANVVGNVWRQYQATGFLWEQYSDRDGRGMGCRPFHGWTSLVLLAMAEDY, from the exons ATGTGGGCGCAGCAGGGCACCACCCCGGggactcctaagctcaggcacaCGTGTGAGCAGGGGGACGGTGTGGGTCCCTATGGCTGGGAGTTCCACGACGGCCTCTCCTTCGGGCGGCAGCACATCCAGGATGGGGCCTTAAAGCTCACCACTGAGTTCGTCAAGAGGCCTGGGGGTCAGCACGGAGGGGACTGGAGCTGGAGAGTGACTGTAGAGCCTCAG GCCTCAGGTACCTCTGCCATCCCTTTGGTCTCCCTGTTCTTCTATGTGGTGACAGATAGCAATGAAGTCCTAATACCGGAGGTTGGGTCCAAGGGGCAGTTGAAGTTCATCAGTGGGCACACCAGTGAACTTGGTGACTTCCGTTTTACACTTCTGCCACCAACTAGTCCAGGGGATACAGCCCCCAAGTATGGCAG CTACAATGTCTTCTGGACCTCCAACCCAGGACTGCCCCTGCTGACAGAGATGGTAAAGAGTCGCCTAAATAGCTGGTTTCAGCATCGGCCCCCAGGGGCCTCCCCTGAACGCTACCTCGGCTTGCCAGGATCTCTGAAGTGGGAGGACAGAGGCCCAAGTGGGCAAGGGCAGGGGCAGTTCTTGATACAGCAGGTGACCCTGAAAGTTCCCTTTTCCATAGAGTTTGTGTTTGAATCGGGCAGTGCCCAGGCAGGAGGAAATCAAGTCCTACCAAGACTGGCAGGCAGTCTACTGACCCATGCCCTGGAGAGCCATGCTGAGGCCTTTAGAGAGCGCTTTGAGAAGACCTTCCAGCTGAAGGAGAAGGGCCTGAGCCCTGGCGAGCAGGCTTTGGGTCAGGCTGCCCTCAGCAGCCTCCTTGGTGGAATTGGCTACTTCTACGGACAAGGACTGGTATTGCCAGACATGGGGGTGGAAGGGTCTGAGCAGAAGGTGGACCCAGCCCTCTTTCCACCCCTACCTCTTTTTACAGCAGTGCCTTCCCGGTCATTCTTCCCACGAGGCTTCCTTTGGGATGAGGGCTTTCACCAGCTGGTGGTTCAGCGGTGGGATCCCTCCCTCACCCGGGAAGCCCTAGGCCACTGGCTGGGGCTGCTAAATGCTGATGGCTGGATTGGGAGGGAGCAGATACTGGGGGATGAGGCCCGAGCCCGGGTACCTCCAGAATTCCTAGTGCAACGAGCAGTCCATGCCAACCCCCCAACCCTACTTTTGCCTGTAGCCCATATGCTAGAGGTTGGTGACCCTGACGACTTGGCCTTCCTCCGAAAGGCCTTCCCCCGCCTGCATGCCTGGTTCTCCTGGCTCCATCAGAGCCAGGCAGGCCCAGTTCCACTATCTTACCGCTGGCGGGGACGGGACCCTGCCTTACCAACCTTACTGAACCCCAAGACCCTACCCTCTGGGCTGGATGACTACCCCCGGGCTTCACACCCTTCAGTCACCGAACGGCACCTGGACCTGCGATGTTGGGTGGCACTGGGTGCCCGTGTGCTGACGCAGCTGGCAGAGCATCTGGGTGAGGCTGAGGTAGCTGCTGAGCTGGGCCCACTGGCTGCCTCACTGGAGGCAGCAGAGAGCCTGGATGAGCTGCACTGGGCCCCAGAGCTAGGAGTCTTTGCAGACTTTGGGAACCACACAAAAGCAGTACAGCTGAAGCCCAGGCCCCCTCAGGGGCTGGTTCGGGTGGTGGGCCGGCCCCAACCTCGACTGCAGTATGTAGATGCCCTTGGCTATGTCAGTCTTTTTCCCTTGCTGCTGCGACTGCTGGACCCCAACTCATCCCGCCTTGGGCCCCTGCTGGACATTCTAGCTGACAGCCGCCATCTCTGGAGCCCCTTTGGTTTACGCTCccttgcagcctccagctcctttTATGGCCAGCGCAATTCAGAGCATGATCCCCCCTACTGGCGGGGTGCTGTGTGGCTCAACGTCAACTACCTGGCTTTGGGAGCACTCCACCACTATGGGCATCTGGAGGGTCCTCACCAGGCTCGGGCTGCCAAACTCCACAGTGAGCTCCGTGCCAATGTGGTAGGCAATGTATGGCGCCAGTACCAGGCTACAGGCTTTCTCTGGGAGCAGTATAGTGACCGAGATGGGCGAGGCATGGGCTGCCGCCCTTTCCACGGCTGGACCAGCCTTGTTTTACTGGCCATGGCTGAAGACTactga
- the MRPL53 gene encoding 39S ribosomal protein L53, mitochondrial — MHCAETTSLLPDFLRLGSGALSCGSQAYLPADGRKSLSRRSAAIYGLTQCDTSACTSSSGVEVTMAAALARLGLRPVKEVRVQFCPFEKNVESTRTFLQAVSSERVRSTNLNCSVIADVRHDGSDPCVDVLFGDGHRLIMRGAHLTAVEMLTAFASHIRARDAAGSADKPGADTSG; from the exons ATGCATTGTGCCGAAACCACCTCTCTCCTTCCTGACTTCCTCCGCCTGGGCTCGGGAGCCCTGAGCTGCGGTTCGCAGGCCTACTTGCCTGCCGACGGCCGGAAGTCTCTATCCCGCAGAAGCGCAGCCATTTACGGCCTAACGCAATGCGACACTTCCGCCTGCACGAGCTCTTCCGGGGTGGAGGTCACCATGGCAGCTGCCTTGGCTCGGCTTGGTCTGCGGCCTGTCAAGGAGGTTCGGGTTCAGTTCTGCCCCTTCGAGAAAAACGTGGAATCGACGAG GACCTTCCTCCAAGCAGTGAGCAGCGAGAGGGTCCGCTCCACCAATCTCAACTGCTCAGTGATTGCGGACGTGAGGCACGACGGCTCCGATCCCTGCGTGGACGTGCTGTTCG GAGACGGGCATCGCCTGATTATGCGCGGCGCTCATCTCACCGCTGTGGAAATGCTCACTGCCTTCGCTTCCCATATCCGGGCCAGGGACGCGGCGGGCAGCGCGGACAAGCCGGGCGCTGATACTAGTGGCTGA